GCCAGGCAGAGCAACCGCATGATCCTGCCTAATCGCAACGATTCCGCCGGCTTTGGTCCCCGCCCAGAGATATCCTCCACTATCGAGCACCAGCGAAAGCACATACGGATGAGGAAGGCCGGAGACCGCCGATACCGTTCCATCCCGAACACGATACAGACCACTGCTCGTTCCAACGAGAATCGAGCCGTCTTTATCCTCGATCAGGCATGTAATCAGCTTGGTCTCGACGAACTGTCTACGATTTCGTTGATCCGGCTGGCCCTGCGGAAAATACAAAACCCCTGTGTAAGTCCCCACCCACAGGCCGCCGTGACTGTCAGCAAGAATAGAACTGACAGCATTGCCTGGCGACTCGTTGCCAAGCAGATAGTGCCGATAAGAGTGGCCGTCGTAGCTGTAGATTCCATCGAACCACGTTCCTATCCACATTCGCCCCTTCTGGTCTTCGGCAAGGGCTCGGATCGCCGTAGTGATCGGCATGCCCGGAGGACTGGCAGGAATGAGCTGGCCGTTGTGCCGCCGAAACAAACCGTTCCCCCAACTTCCAAACCACAGATCGCCGCGGCTGTCGGCAAACACATTGGCGGCGTAGGAGGCGTGAAAACCCTCAGGTTCTCCAAACGGCGCAAGCGCTCCTTTATGCCATCGGCTCAGGCCACCGGAGAGCATCCCGACCCAAAGGTTCTGCTCGTCATCCATAAACAGAGTTCGGATGGCGTCATCAGGTAGTCCATTACGCGAGCCCCAGTGCGAGAGCCCGTCTGCAGCAAAACGCCACACCCCATCGTGGCGGGTCCCCATCCAGAGATCTCCGGCGGAATTGCCGAGCAGACCAGTGATGGGACTTGCGAGGGTTGCACGCACCATTGGATCGAATACAGGTGCCTCGCCGCATAATACGCACTTGCGTGGAACCAGCTGCACCAGATGAGTCATCGTTCCCACCCAGATCCGCTGTGCCGCATCGCGATAGACCGCGACCTCAGTATCGGAGGCCGATCTACCAACCGGATAGCGTTGGACCTTACCGCCTTGCCAGTGGTAGAGCCCCGAAGAGGTAATGAAGAACATCCCTCCATGACCGTCCTCGGCGAAGGGAGTCGTGATATCACCGGAGATCATTCCGGCGCCGGCAACCGCCTCGAGGTGATTGTGAACGAATCGCTCAATCCCGTTTTGGGTAGCGATCCACAGCACCCCTTGTGCATCCCGATAAAACGTTCGAATGCGCTCATTATGAAATCCGGCCTGTTCGCTGATTGGAACAGTTCCGGATGCGGTAAGGTGCAGTATCCCGCTACCATCGGTTCCAATCCAGAGATCGTCATTGCCCTCCGGAAGCACCGCATTGATAGCTTCATTGTCAACGAGGCCACCGACCACAATGGGAAGACTGTGAAAGTGCTGTCCGTCGAAGGTGGAGAGCCCCGATCCGGTAGCAAGCAGCAGCAGTCCATCCGGCCGCTGCGCAATCATCCGGACGTTATTGTCAGGCAGTCCGTCCTCGATCTGCCAGTCCTGCTTCTGATACTCGGAGAGCCTGAGCGGAGACGATGTTAGCGCCCGTGCCCCACCTGCGAACATCCCCGCAGCTAAGCAAAGAAGAAGACACAGAATCAGTCCCCTGCCACGACGAAACTGGCTCGCAGCAGAGATCGAACCCACGCGTCGCGGAAGACACGCTGTCGTCGGGGCGTAAGAGTCACGCTCCACTCGAACGGGATGGAATCGCCTGGTCAATATCCAGATAGATCTCAAGGCGAACACATATTTCTCTGCGTTGCAAGCGAATCCGCTCCGAACGGACTTGCTAAGCGTCGAGCGGACGTTCCGGATGCACCGTCAACCAGCAAAGCGCCCCTATCACGGCCAAGACCGCAGCAAGGGCAAAAGAGGTCGTCCAACCGAAGCGCTGGGCGATCCACGGAGTCAGCGACGCCGTCACCGCACCCCCTATCTGCCCTCCCATATTCACCATGCTCGAAAACACTCCGGAGCTGCGACCTGCGATGTCGATGGAAACAGACCAGAACGAACTCTGCGACAGATACAACGCCCCGGCCCCGCCTGCGAGGATGACTCCTGCAAGCTGCGGACTATGAACCATCGATCCGATTACTAGAAAGCATGCCGTCGCAAAAAGCGCGACCGACGCCAGACCAGCACGGCCGATACGCAGCCCATACCGATCCGTTAGTTTGTCGCTGATCGCCCCCCCTGCCAGACAGCAGATCGTCATCGACAGGAATGGAAGCATGGAGTAGCGCGCGCTCGATTTGAGATCGAAGCCCCGCACCTGTGCCATGTAAAGAAAGAACCAGCTGAAGAAGATCCACGCGACATAGCCGAAGCTGAAGTAGCCAATCATCAGCGATGGAAGATCGCGGCGATGGAAGATCGCACGCCACGAAATCTCAACCGTTTCGGAACTGAGTGCGCGGTGCTCCTGAACGGTACCGTTGATTCCGGCGTGAATCTCGCTCAGCTCCAGTGGGCCGACATCGGGGTGCTCCTCGGGGGTATCCCGCGAGTAACGCCACCAAATGGCTCCCGCGACCAGACCTACAATCGCACTGAACCAGAAGGCCGCGCGCCATCCGTGATGGGTGATCAGCCACGTAAGCAGTGGTGGAGTCAGGCCGCTGCCGGCGCCGACTCCGGCAAAGATAAGCCCGTTGATGAAGCCGCGCTCGCGAATCGGAACCCATCGAGCAACAAACTGATTCGCCGCGGGATAGATCACCGCCTCGCCTGCGCCCAGCGCAAACCGGATCGCAATAAGCAACATCACCGCATGCGAGATCCCTGAAGGCAGCATCGCCGTCAGCGCCGTCGCAATCCCCCACCACAAAACTCCAAGGGTCAGAACCCGGCGCGGGCCAAAGCGAGCCGCAAGCCATCCCGCCGGAAGCTGAAAGCCCGCATACCCAATAAGAAACGCGCTGAAGATCCAGCCCAAACGCTGATTCCCCAGTCCGTACTCTTTACTGATCTGTATCCCGGCGATCGAGATGTTGGTTCGATCAAGAAATGCAACGCCACTCAGGACGAAGAGCCAGAAGGCAAGCAGAAACCTGACTCGGGTATGGCGTTCGAAATACACTGGTGGTCCTCCTACCGCGATACGTGGCCCGGACAGATCTTTGCAATCGACTCTGACAGAGCGCTCCGACCTCCTATTGAACAATGCCTTGAGCATTTCTCTTTAGGACTTATGACCTATATCGCTTGCAGAGCTTCGCCTGATGAAACTCAACGCTGCCTCTCCATCGACGTCGACAAAACTGGAATCTGACAGCTAGGTCATTTAGCCTACTTGAGAATCGGCCGCTCGCCCGATGACAAATTACAGGCGCTGCTGTCGAATTCGCTCTAGTCACTGATACATACTCTTCTGGCCGTTACCTTTGTGGCAATTGAGATGAAATAAACAAGATGCCCATTATCATTACACGCGACGACCCGCGATACGTGAGCTTGCAAAAAGGCCACAACGCGCGATTCCCCGAGACCGAGCTCGACGCTGCAAAACGGATCTTCCTGTGTGAAACCTCCGCCGACGCGGCTGTTGCTCTTCAGCAGATCGTGAGCTCTGGCCTGCGGCCCACCATACGCAGCGGAGGTCACTGCTACGAGGACTTCGTCGCAAATAATCCCGGGGGCGCTATTCTGGATCTCAGCCTTCTCTCCGGCGTCAACGACAGCAGAAGTGCCCCGCCCTACCGGATTGGTCCCGGAGTGCAGCTCTGGAACGGATACCTCGAGCTCTACAAACGCTACGGTGTAACGCTTCCCGGAGGAACCTGCGGCACCGTTGCGGCAGGTGGCCACATCAGCGGCGGAGGATATGGTCTCCTATCACGGCTTCATGGGCTCTCCTCCGACTGGCTGACTGCGGTAGAGATTCTGACGATCAATGGGAGTGGGAAGGTAATTCCCCGCCGAGTAGACGCCCGCCACGAGGCCGACCTCTTTCGCGCCTGCCGGGGCGCAGGAGGCGGTGGCCTGGGCGTGATCACTTCCTACGAATTCGACAAGCTCCCTCAACCACCAGTGGAGGTCGTCGAAGCTTACATCTCCTTTCCGTGGGAGGGCATGACAGAAGAAAAATTCGTATCGCTCCTGAAGACATTCGGAGAGTATTGGGAGACCCGCGGCCAGGATCCCGAGACCTGGGGGATGTTCGCGGTCCTGGTAGTCGCGCATCAGGCAGGCGGAGGACACATGGGAATGTCCATTCAGTTCTGTAACCCCAACGGCACATGCCGCGACCTGACCGTGCTCAACGACTATCTGGACCGCTTTCTCCAATGCGGCTCCCCGGCATCTCCGGCAGATGGCACTGGCCATGCAGGACTCGCAGCCAGAAAAGACGCAGGCGACCCTCTCTGCTCCGGTGTCCACACCGTCCGACGACGAAACTGGCTCGACGCCACAGGCGGCAACAACAGCTCCGGCAGCAGCACCCGCGCCAAGTACAAATCCGCCTACATGAAACGCGGCTTCACCCAGGCCGAGGCTCGCTGCATCTACAAACACATGACCCGGACGATCCCGAACGTCGACCTTCGTGGCTCGGTGATCGAAATAGACTCCTACGGTGGAGCGATCAACCGCAAAGAACTCCTCGAAACTACCTCCGTCGCGCAGCGAGCCTCTGTACTTAAGCTCCAGTTCATGACCTTCTGGGGAGATCCTGAAGACGACGCCGGAAGACTTCAGTGGATCCGCGACCTTTACAAAGATCTCTACTCGGGCCCCGACTCCGACCCCGACCACAAAGAAACTCCTTGGTGGAGCTCCCGCCATGAAGGCTGTTACATCAACTACCCCGACCGGGATATGCTCTCCTATACCTACTGGCCTCAGCTCTACTACGGTCAGGGAGAACTCTACCCATTCCTCCAGACCGTAAAACGAAAGTACGACCCCAACAACATCTTTCATCACGCCATGTCGATACGCCCCTGAAGAGTCGAACCACAAGGAACTCCGATGAAGCAGCGCTCCTCTCTCAATCGCAGACACTTCCTTCGCATCGTGGGGGCCGCCCCGCTTGCGCTGCGAACGAGCGTGGCGCGCGGGCTTCCATCGTCTCCGCGTCTTGCATATGTTGGGAGCGGCTGCGGTGAGATCTACGTCTTCCAAATCGATGGCCCTAACTGGACGTTGATGCAGATCGTAGCCTGCAAAGCCCCCGCTTCACTCACAGTCCATCCGAATCGCCGGATTCTCTACGCAGTCAACCAGGTAGCCAGCCACCAGCACCTGCCCACAGGCTCAGTCGAAACCTTCACCCTCGCACCCGACGGCAGACTTGCCGCATTCAGCAAAACTTCCCTCTCGCTCTCCGCTACCCTCCCCCGTCACCTTGCTCTATCGCCCGATGGCAAAAGAGCCGTCGTAGCAATCCACGGTGGAGGAGCCTACAACCTACTCACCTTCCTCGATGGTGGCCTGCGCCCACAGATAACCGGAATCCTCAAGGAGAGTGGTTGCGGCCCCACCGCACTGCATCAGCTCTCCGCCCATCCCAGCATGGCTCTCTTCGACACGACCCAAAGCCGTGTTCTCACCTCCGATACGGGTAGCGATCGAATCAGTGTCTTCGCGGTCAACGAAACCAGCCTCACAGTGCACCAGAGATTCGCCACCGATGCAGGCAGCGGACCGGCCCATCTCCTTCTACATCCCAAAGGGGATATTCTCTTCGTTGCCAACCAGCTCAATTGCTCCCTTTGCAGTTACAAATATGACCCGGAACGTGGCAGAATTCTCCACTGCATACAATGCATTGCCGAAGATACAGGCGGTCCTTTGGCTCTCCATCCATCAGGTCGCACGCTCTACACTACTGGCGGCAGCGAAGACGATGTCATTCAAGCCTGGCACATCGATCGAACCACCGGCAGACTGAATCGACTCCAGAGCTGGCACCAGCCCTCCGCAAGATCCGTCGCCATAACAGCAGAACGTAATACCCTCCTTGTTGTAAGCGATACGCTCGACGGCGTACTGCGTTTTGCAGCAGAGCCCGCCGACGGACGTCTACATCCCCCCACACTGGCAGCAGAAGTCCCCAAACCACTCAGTATCGCAACACTCTCCGACTCCGTATAACTCAGGCCTTCAGATTCGTGACACTAAAGAACAGGATGAGCCCGAAGCCACTTAGCAACCTCGCTCGGGCTCATCGGGAGCGGCAGCACTCTTCCCTGCTCGCCCGAGCGAAATGTTGTCTCCAGCACGGCCATCACCGCGACCGCATCGATCCCTGGAATCGAAGCCTGCTGCCCTTCCAGTATCGCGTCTCTGATCTGCATATAGTACATCTGCTGGTTGCCCAACGGCGCCGGAATCTCCGTGCGCCTGCCCGTCTCGCCGTCGTACAGAACGCCGGGGTCAGGGTCGTAGCCGAAGCCGGGACTACCAGGCACCATGCCTTCCTTCAGCTGCGTCTCCTGCACATCCGCACCGTACTTCACCCAACTCGCTCGTGTCCCATGAACGATAGACCTTGGACCGCCTCTTGAGACCAGCAGCGACGCATGAAGAATAATCCGCATGCGCTCATAGTTCAGCTGAACATGAGCCCAGTCGTCCGTCTTTCCACCTTCACGTAGCGTGGCAAAGCTTGCGCTAATCGACTGCGGGAGTCCGAAGAGATACAGCGCCTGATCGATAAGATGTGGCCCCAGATCAAACCACAACCCCGCACCTGGGCCCTCCTCCTCGCGCCAGCGCTGGCGCACGTGAGGCCGGTAGCGGTCCATGTGGCACTCATAGTGTGAGACCACACCAAGCGCGCCCGACTCCAGCACCGCGCGTGTGGCCTGAACCTCGCTCTCCCAGCGGCGGTTGTGAAAGACCGAGATCATCCTTCCCTGTTCCTCCGCAATCTGCAGCAGAGAGCGCGCCTCGGCGAGCGTCACCGTGAACGGCTTGTCGACGACCACATCCTTCCCCGCACGCAGCGCAGCCGAAGCAAGCGGAAAGTGGCTGTCGTTAGGGCTCGCGACCACCACAAGATCGACATCGGGATGTATCGCCACCTCCGCGGCAGAACAGATCATCACCTCACCCAGATCGTTCCGCACAACTTCAGGCCTGCTCGAACCCACCATAGTTAGCGCAAGCCCCGGAACCGCTCGGATCAGTGGCGCGTGAAAGGTCTTTCCTGCATACCCATAGCCGATCAGGCCAACACGAACTATCCGGGAATTTCCGCTCATCTCACCTTCAGGGTCGCCAACCAAATATCAGCTTTCTCGTACGCAGCCATCAACTACGACTATTCGCCTCACTGCGATCTCGGAGGAGTTTTCGGTAAAGATCGATCGTCTGCTCCGCGATGGCCGACCACGCAAAGGTCTCTTCCACGCGTCTGCGACCTGCCTCCCCGAACCGCTTCGTCTTCTCAGGGTCGGCGAGCAAGTCGGAGATCTTCTCCGCTAGATCACGGGAAAACTTCTTCGGATTCGAAGCGAACGTCGTCACCGGATCCTGCTCGAACGGCACCAGATAACCCGTTACCCCATCCACCACGACCTCCA
The Edaphobacter lichenicola genome window above contains:
- a CDS encoding sensor histidine kinase encodes the protein MFAGGARALTSSPLRLSEYQKQDWQIEDGLPDNNVRMIAQRPDGLLLLATGSGLSTFDGQHFHSLPIVVGGLVDNEAINAVLPEGNDDLWIGTDGSGILHLTASGTVPISEQAGFHNERIRTFYRDAQGVLWIATQNGIERFVHNHLEAVAGAGMISGDITTPFAEDGHGGMFFITSSGLYHWQGGKVQRYPVGRSASDTEVAVYRDAAQRIWVGTMTHLVQLVPRKCVLCGEAPVFDPMVRATLASPITGLLGNSAGDLWMGTRHDGVWRFAADGLSHWGSRNGLPDDAIRTLFMDDEQNLWVGMLSGGLSRWHKGALAPFGEPEGFHASYAANVFADSRGDLWFGSWGNGLFRRHNGQLIPASPPGMPITTAIRALAEDQKGRMWIGTWFDGIYSYDGHSYRHYLLGNESPGNAVSSILADSHGGLWVGTYTGVLYFPQGQPDQRNRRQFVETKLITCLIEDKDGSILVGTSSGLYRVRDGTVSAVSGLPHPYVLSLVLDSGGYLWAGTKAGGIVAIRQDHAVALPGNVNAPTQPVSTATEDQDGHLWLGTYRGIVRLTVAELHAVIDGRQHPLSVVILGKADGMRSSECGGPSKPSSALQPDGTLWFATTKSFVHTTDVAEKLGTISPAATITGWTLSSDPDAADTETRTGDSRIELEAGQPDILFFFNAKLLSNPAHVEYRYRLTGYDAEWTNTRAHTARYRRLPPGTYRFEVQARAGGEDWTSPVSTVEVKQRPYFYQTWYFAAGLCLVVLALATQLFRRRLQLMKGRIGIVLEERNRISRECHDTLMAGFAAISWQLEATSKLFRDSDSSSTPAAQSCELARSMVSHCQAEARRIIWDLRDADEMTNLLSRALGRVLEANPLQESFKTTFEVEGEEQPLAPGCVHHLVCIGQEAVSNAIRHANPSRILILLRYEADSLSLSIYDDGHGFQGSEANSSRRGHFGIPVMEERARKIGGTFRLQTSAEAGTEVTVKVSFNAARQSLRQEHHVIRWIGI
- a CDS encoding MFS transporter — encoded protein: MYFERHTRVRFLLAFWLFVLSGVAFLDRTNISIAGIQISKEYGLGNQRLGWIFSAFLIGYAGFQLPAGWLAARFGPRRVLTLGVLWWGIATALTAMLPSGISHAVMLLIAIRFALGAGEAVIYPAANQFVARWVPIRERGFINGLIFAGVGAGSGLTPPLLTWLITHHGWRAAFWFSAIVGLVAGAIWWRYSRDTPEEHPDVGPLELSEIHAGINGTVQEHRALSSETVEISWRAIFHRRDLPSLMIGYFSFGYVAWIFFSWFFLYMAQVRGFDLKSSARYSMLPFLSMTICCLAGGAISDKLTDRYGLRIGRAGLASVALFATACFLVIGSMVHSPQLAGVILAGGAGALYLSQSSFWSVSIDIAGRSSGVFSSMVNMGGQIGGAVTASLTPWIAQRFGWTTSFALAAVLAVIGALCWLTVHPERPLDA
- a CDS encoding FAD-binding protein; translation: MPIIITRDDPRYVSLQKGHNARFPETELDAAKRIFLCETSADAAVALQQIVSSGLRPTIRSGGHCYEDFVANNPGGAILDLSLLSGVNDSRSAPPYRIGPGVQLWNGYLELYKRYGVTLPGGTCGTVAAGGHISGGGYGLLSRLHGLSSDWLTAVEILTINGSGKVIPRRVDARHEADLFRACRGAGGGGLGVITSYEFDKLPQPPVEVVEAYISFPWEGMTEEKFVSLLKTFGEYWETRGQDPETWGMFAVLVVAHQAGGGHMGMSIQFCNPNGTCRDLTVLNDYLDRFLQCGSPASPADGTGHAGLAARKDAGDPLCSGVHTVRRRNWLDATGGNNSSGSSTRAKYKSAYMKRGFTQAEARCIYKHMTRTIPNVDLRGSVIEIDSYGGAINRKELLETTSVAQRASVLKLQFMTFWGDPEDDAGRLQWIRDLYKDLYSGPDSDPDHKETPWWSSRHEGCYINYPDRDMLSYTYWPQLYYGQGELYPFLQTVKRKYDPNNIFHHAMSIRP
- a CDS encoding lactonase family protein — encoded protein: MKQRSSLNRRHFLRIVGAAPLALRTSVARGLPSSPRLAYVGSGCGEIYVFQIDGPNWTLMQIVACKAPASLTVHPNRRILYAVNQVASHQHLPTGSVETFTLAPDGRLAAFSKTSLSLSATLPRHLALSPDGKRAVVAIHGGGAYNLLTFLDGGLRPQITGILKESGCGPTALHQLSAHPSMALFDTTQSRVLTSDTGSDRISVFAVNETSLTVHQRFATDAGSGPAHLLLHPKGDILFVANQLNCSLCSYKYDPERGRILHCIQCIAEDTGGPLALHPSGRTLYTTGGSEDDVIQAWHIDRTTGRLNRLQSWHQPSARSVAITAERNTLLVVSDTLDGVLRFAAEPADGRLHPPTLAAEVPKPLSIATLSDSV
- a CDS encoding oxidoreductase, with product MSGNSRIVRVGLIGYGYAGKTFHAPLIRAVPGLALTMVGSSRPEVVRNDLGEVMICSAAEVAIHPDVDLVVVASPNDSHFPLASAALRAGKDVVVDKPFTVTLAEARSLLQIAEEQGRMISVFHNRRWESEVQATRAVLESGALGVVSHYECHMDRYRPHVRQRWREEEGPGAGLWFDLGPHLIDQALYLFGLPQSISASFATLREGGKTDDWAHVQLNYERMRIILHASLLVSRGGPRSIVHGTRASWVKYGADVQETQLKEGMVPGSPGFGYDPDPGVLYDGETGRRTEIPAPLGNQQMYYMQIRDAILEGQQASIPGIDAVAVMAVLETTFRSGEQGRVLPLPMSPSEVAKWLRAHPVL